A single genomic interval of Musa acuminata AAA Group cultivar baxijiao chromosome BXJ3-4, Cavendish_Baxijiao_AAA, whole genome shotgun sequence harbors:
- the LOC103981861 gene encoding protein SHORT-ROOT 1-like, which yields MDAIFRLFRLQTPDPQSCQSSSSKSSKAHSKQQHHHHYYIHTSSLHQQEQCQEECGVGRCHLYMDEEDFSSSSSSSKHHRHRPLSASASTTPTPTPLFNPNDLSLLRDLSLDFSPASSSSANASSAGGRLASHLLPECARAVAERNSQRVQQLMWMLNELSTPYGDVDQKLASYFLQGLFARLTSSGPRTLLSLSAASDLNCSFDSTRRTALRFQELSPWSSFGHVAANGAILESFLQSSSSSRTQRFHILDLSNTFCTQWPTLLEALATRSSDDTPHLSITTVVSSPSSSSSSAPSSSMQRVMTEIGQRMEKFARLMGVPFRFNVVNHPGNLLDLDLDRLDLREGGAAALAVNCVNTLHGVSPAGCRRDTLFAAFRRLQPRILTIVEEEAELDAAAGGEEDRDAFLKVFGESLRFFSAYYETLEESFPRTSNERLALERAAGRAVVDLVACPAAESTERRDTAAGWSRRMQAAGFEPAQFSDDVADDARALLRRYRKGWSMRVAEVAGRDAGIFLEWKEQPVVWASAWKP from the coding sequence ATGGACGCCATATTTAGATTGTTTAGACTGCAAACACCTGATCCACAGTCTTGCCAAAGTTCCAGCTCGAAATCCTCTAAAGCTCACTCAAagcagcagcaccaccaccaTTACTACATCCATACAAGCTCTTTGCACCAACAAGAGCAGTGTCAAGAAGAATGCGGCGTCGGCCGCTGTCATCTTTACATGGATGAAGAagacttctcctcctcctcctcctcgtcgaagCACCACCGACACCGTCCtctctccgcctccgcctccaccaCACCGACCCCGACACCACTTTTTAATCCTAATGACTTGTCGCTTCTCCGGGACCTCAGCCTCGACTTTTCCCCCGCGTCCTCTTCGTCGGCCAATGCCAGCAGCGCCGGCGGCCGGTTGGCGTCGCATCTGTTGCCGGAATGCGCGCGCGCCGTCGCGGAGCGCAACAGCCAGAGGGTGCAGCAGTTGATGTGGATGCTGAATGAGCTCTCCACCCCTTATGGCGACGTGGATCAGAAGCTGGCCTCTTACTTTCTCCAGGGCCTGTTCGCCCGCCTGACGTCCTCTGGCCCGCGCACCCTCCTCTCCCTCTCTGCCGCCTCTGACCTCAACTGCTCCTTTGACTCCACCCGCCGAACCGCCCTCCGTTTCCAGGAGCTCAGCCCCTGGTCCTCCTTCGGCCACGTCGCCGCCAACGGCGCCATCCTCGAGTCCTTCCTACAGAGCTCGTCTTCGAGCCGCACGCAGAGGTTCCACATTCTCGACCTCAGTAACACCTTCTGCACGCAGTGGCCGACGCTTCTTGAGGCTCTCGCCACGCGATCGTCCGATGACACGCCGCATCTGTCCATCACCACCGTCGTGTCGTCaccctcgtcgtcgtcgtcgtcagccCCGTCGTCCTCTATGCAGAGAGTCATGACGGAGATCGGGCAGCGAATGGAGAAGTTCGCGAGGCTGATGGGTGTCCCGTTCCGGTTCAACGTAGTTAATCACCCCGGAAACCTGCTGGATCTCGATCTCGACCGGCTCGACCTCCGGGAAGGCGGTGCCGCTGCGCTCGCCGTCAACTGCGTCAACACGCTCCACGGGGTCTCCCCTGCCGGCTGCCGCCGTGACACTCTCTTCGCCGCCTTCCGCCGGCTCCAGCCGAGGATCCTCACGATCGTCGAGGAGGAGGCCGAACTCGACGCCGCCGCGGGAGGGGAGGAGGACAGGGATGCGTTCCTGAAGGTGTTCGGCGAGAGCTTACGCTTCTTCTCGGCGTACTACGAGACGCTGGAGGAGAGCTTCCCGCGGACGAGCAACGAGCGGCTGGCGCTGGAGCGGGCGGCGGGACGGGCGGTAGTGGACCTCGTGGCGTGCCCGGCGGCGGAGTCTACGGAGCGAAGGGACACGGCAGCCGGGTGGTCGAGGCGGATGCAGGCGGCGGGGTTCGAGCCAGCGCAGTTCAGCGATGACGTGGCCGACGATGCAAGAGCGCTGCTAAGGAGATACAGGAAGGGTTGGTCAATGAGGGTAGCGGAGGTGGCAGGTAGAGACGCCGGGATATTCTTGGAGTGGAAGGAGCAGCCGGTGGTGTGGGCGAGCGCATGGaagccatga
- the LOC135636903 gene encoding 3-oxo-Delta(4,5)-steroid 5-beta-reductase-like produces MSWWWAGAIGAARKKLEDDSSSTVPKYESVAIVIGATGIVGTSLVDILPLADTPGGPWKVYAVSRRPPNSAILPYSYSPADAEAPVAADTLRVQHIQCDVLDAADAVAKLSPLTDVTHLFYVAWANRLTEAENRIVNSGMLRNVLSAVVPSAPNLCHVCLQTGRKHYVGPFEAVGKALAHDPPFCEDLPRLPVPNFYYDQEDILFDELSKKEGAVTWSIHRPTTIFGFSPTSLMNLIGTLCVYAAICRKEGAPLKWFGSRTTWDGFNDASDADLIAEQQIWAAVDPYAKNEAFNISNGDLFKWKHLWAALADQFGLESVGYEGEASRFKLEDAMRGKEAVWAEIVAENELVPTKLEEVASWWFADVVLGLELAHLDSMNKSKEHGFLGFRNTVASFNSCIDKMKAFKIVP; encoded by the coding sequence ATGAGCTGGTGGTGGGCGGGCGCCATTGGCGCGGCCAGGAAGAAGCTGGAGGATGACTCCTCCTCCACCGTCCCCAAGTACGAGAGCGTGGCCATCGTCATCGGTGCCACGGGTATCGTCGGCACCTCCCTCGTCGACATCCTCCCGCTCGCCGACACCCCCGGCGGCCCCTGGAAGGTCTATGCCGTCTCCCGCCGCCCCCCTAATTCTGCTATTCTCCCCTACTCCTACTCCCCGGCTGACGCCGAGGCCCCTGTTGCCGCCGATACTCTCCGCGTTCAGCACATCCAGTGCGACGTCCTCGACGCCGCCGACGCCGTCGCCAAGCTCTCCCCGCTCACCGACGTCACCCACCTCTTCTACGTCGCCTGGGCCAACCGCCTCACCGAAGCCGAGAACCGCATCGTCAACTCCGGTATGCTCCGCAACGTCCTCTCCGCCGTCGTCCCTTCGGCGCCCAACCTCTGCCACGTCTGCCTCCAGACCGGCCGCAAGCACTACGTCGGTCCTTTCGAGGCCGTTGGCAAGGCTCTTGCTCATGATCCGCCCTTCTGCGAGGACCTTCCTCGCCTCCCTGTCCCCAACTTCTACTACGATCAGGAAGACATCCTGTTCGACGAATTATCCAAGAAGGAGGGCGCCGTGACCTGGTCGATCCACCGCCCCACGACCATCTTTGGCTTCTCCCCCACCAGCCTCATGAATCTAATCGGCACCCTCTGCGTCTACGCGGCCATCTGCCGGAAGGAAGGAGCGCCCTTGAAGTGGTTCGGCAGCCGGACGACATGGGACGGTTTCAACGACGCGTCAGATGCTGACCTCATCGCCGAGCAGCAGATCTGGGCGGCTGTCGACCCGTACGCCAAGAACGAGGCGTTCAATATCAGCAACGGGGACTTGTTCAAGTGGAAGCATCTGTGGGCGGCTCTTGCGGATCAGTTTGGGTTGGAATCCGTGGGGTACGAGGGGGAAGCGAGCCGATTCAAGCTGGAGGACGCGATGAGGGGGAAGGAGGCGGTATGGGCGGAGATCGTCGCGGAGAATGAGCTGGTGCCGACAAAGCTGGAGGAAGTGGCGAGTTGGTGGTTCGCTGACGTAGTTCTGGGCCTCGAGCTGGCGCACCTCGACAGCATGAACAAAAGCAAGGAGCATGGATTCTTGGGGTTCCGCAACACGGTAGCTTCTTTCAATTCTTGCATCGATAAGATGAAGGCTTTCAAAATCGTTCCTTGA
- the LOC135637060 gene encoding UPF0496 protein 1-like yields the protein MRRDPKVNGGGATRSSAAQTGIQQYTAELSSYEEACRLYPDLQSFDATVQQRTSHAIYTLAQGVEIGSLSFDTLREITDGILETNQEVVRFLLECKKDIWKNPELFDLVDDYFNCSIQTLDYYTELERCLKNARDSQLIIHFALQRFEEEDEAESREDDKTKYIETLKKLRQFKAAGNPFTEEFSQVFHSVYTMQRSMLEKLLLRKRKLDRKLKSVKAWRKVSNMIFVAALAAFIICSIVAAAIAAPPVAAALAAASAIPIGSLGKWVGSLLKRHQDALVEEKELLSWMQIGTCVALKDLDTLRLLVDKLEIHFNSVLENADFALRDEEAVKFAVEEIKKQMEFFMNNIEDLGKQVDQCSRYIRKARTVVLQRIMMHPHPHPHPK from the coding sequence ATGCGGCGGGACCCCAAGGTCAACGGCGGCGGCGCAACCCGCTCGAGTGCTGCCCAGACGGGAATTCAGCAGTACACGGCGGAGCTGAGCTCCTACGAGGAGGCGTGTCGCCTTTACCCCGACCTCCAGTCCTTCGATGCCACCGTGCAGCAGCGCACAAGCCACGCCATCTACACGCTCGCCCAAGGCGTCGAGATCGGCTCACTCTCTTTCGACACTCTCAGGGAGATCACCGACGGCATCCTCGAGACGAACCAGGAGGTGGTCCGTTTCCTGCTGGAATGCAAGAAGGACATCTGGAAGAACCCCGAGCTCTTCGACCTCGTCGATGACTACTTCAACTGCAGCATCCAGACCCTCGACTACTATACCGAGCTAGAGAGGTGCCTCAAGAATGCTCGCGACAGCCAATTGATCATCCACTTCGCTCTCCAGCGCTTCGAGGAGGAGGATGAAGCGGAATCCAGGGAAGATGACAAGACGAAGTACATTGAAACCCTGAAGAAATTGAGGCAATTCAAGGCAGCTGGTAATCCGTTCACCGAAGAGTTCTCTCAGGTCTTCCACTCCGTTTACACTATGCAGCGGTCAATGCTCGAGAAGCTGCTGCTGAGAAAGAGGAAGCTCGACAGGAAGCTGAAGTCCGTGAAAGCATGGAGGAAAGTGTCGAACATGATCTTCGTGGCAGCTCTCGCAGCATTCATTATATGCTCGATCGTGGCAGCTGCCATAGCAGCACCTCCTGTTGCCGCTGCCTTGGCCGCGGCATCTGCAATTCCCATCGGTTCGCTGGGCAAGTGGGTCGGTTCACTGCTAAAGCGACACCAAGATGCTTTAGTGGAGGAGAAGGAGCTGCTTTCTTGGATGCAGATCGGTACCTGCGTCGCTCTAAAAGACTTGGATACCCTGCGGTTGCTGGTCGATAAGCTGGAAATCCATTTCAATTCGGTGCTGGAGAATGCAGATTTTGCCCTCAGGGATGAGGAGGCAGTGAAGTTTGCAGTGGAGGAGATCAAGAAACAAATGGAATTCTTCATGAACAATATAGAGGATCTGGGGAAGCAAGTCGATCAGTGCAGCAGGTATATCAGGAAGGCAAGGACAGTGGTTTTGCAGAGGATCATGATGCACCCACACCCACACCCACACCCAAAATAA
- the LOC103981858 gene encoding UDP-rhamnose/UDP-galactose transporter 2: MDAEKKKPMVSDAGAWAMNVVSAVGLIMTNKQLMSNTGYGFSFATTLTGFHFTMTALVGWISNATGLSVSKHVPLWELLWFSIVANMSITGMNLSLMLNSVGFYQISKLSIIPVVCLMEYFLHSKHYSSRVIMAVTAVAVGVGICTVTDVEIKNKGLLCACVAVFCTSLQQITIGSLQKKYDIGSFELLSKTAPIQAISLLLFGPFADYYLNGHSLLTYHYSMGATSFILLSCILAVFCNTSQYLCIGRFSATSFQVLGHMKTVCVLVLGWLLFDSALTLKNILGMLLAVVGMVVYSWAVEHEKKAKICPDIRVDSELDGEDDMLLEKDNGVAKPDIELAR; encoded by the exons ATGGACGCGGAGAAGAAGAAGCCGATGGTGTCGGATGCAGGGGCGTGGGCGATGAACGTGGTCAGCGCCGTCGGCCTTATCATGACCAACAAGCAGCTCATGTCTAACACTGGCTACGGATTCTCCTTCG CGACGACACTAACTGGGTTCCACTTTACCATGACGGCCCTCGTTGGTTGGATTTCAAATGCAACTGGTTTATCAGTCTCCAAGCATGTTCCTCTTTGGGAGCTCTTATGGTTCTCCATTGTTGCTAATATGTCAATCACCGGGATGAATCTTAGCCTCATGTTGAACTCAGTTGGATTTTATCAG ATATCCAAGTTGAGCATAATACCAGTTGTTTGCTTGATGGAATATTTCTTGCATAGTAAACATTACTCGTCTAGGGTGATAATGGCTGTTACAGCTGTGGCTGTGGGTGTCGGTATCTGCACTGTTACCGATGTCGAGATAAAAAATAAGGGCTTACTTTGTGCATGCGTAGCGGTATTCTGCACATCCTTGCAGCAAATA ACGATCGGGTCTCTTCAGAAAAAGTACGACATTGGTTCGTTTGAACTTCTAAGCAAAACTGCACCAATCCAGGCCATCTCTCTTCTTCTATTCGGCCCGTTCGCAGACTACTATCTAAATGGTCATTCACTCTTAACTTACCATTACTCTATGGGAGCAACT TCATTCATACTTCTCTCCTGTATCCTTGCGGTCTTCTGCAATACGAGCCAATACCTCTGCATCGGCCGGTTCTCTGCCACATCATTCCAAGTCTTGGGTCACATGAAAACAGTGTGTGTACTAGTTTTGGGATGGCTACTGTTTGATTCAGCTTTGACCCTGAAGAACATACTGGGGATGTTGCTTGCGGTGGTCGGCATGGTGGTTTACAGTTGGGCCGTGGAACATGAGAAGAAGGCGAAAATATGTCCAGACATCAGGGTAGATAGCGAGTTGGATGGGGAGGACGATATGCTTTTGGAGAAAGACAACGGTGTTGCTAAGCCTGATATCGAGCTTGCACGATGA
- the LOC135637061 gene encoding uncharacterized protein LOC135637061, with amino-acid sequence MRKLKFHEKKLLKKVNFIEYKREGGHREALVTRRYHLTERDDYKKYSSICRMVQKLVHNLKQMDPRDPFRIEMTDALLEKLYNMGVISTKKSLAKCDKLSVSSFCRRRLATVLVYLKFAEHLREAVTYIEQGHVRVGPDVVTDPAFLVTRNMEDFVTWVDSSKIKRKVMEYNERLDDYDALNA; translated from the exons ATGAGGAAGTTGAAATTCCATGAGAAGAAGCTACTCAAGAAGGTCAACTTCATCGAGTACAAACGCGAAGGTGGCCACCGTGAAGCCCTTGTCACGCGCCGTTACCATCTCACCGAGAGAGATGACTACAAGAA GTATTCAAGTATATGTAGGATGGTGCAGAAGCTAGTGCATAACTTGAAGCAAATGGATCCCAGAGACCCTTTCCGTATCGAGATGACGGATGCATTGCTGGAGAAGCT CTATAATATGGGTGTTATTTCAACAAAAAAGAGCTTAGCAAAGTGCGACAAACTTTCAGTTAGTTCATTCTGTAG GCGCAGGCTAGCCACAGTTTTGGTATACCTAAAGTTTGCTGAGCATCTGAGAGAGGCTGTAACATACATTGAGCAAGGCCATGTCCGGGTAGGGCCAGATGTGGTAACAGATCCGGCATTTCTTGTGACGAGGAACATGGAAGACTTTGTGACTTGGGTGGACTCTTCTAAGATCAAGAGGAAAGTGATGGAGTACAATGAGAGATTGGATGACTACGATGCGCTGAATGCCTAA